The Ictidomys tridecemlineatus isolate mIctTri1 chromosome 1, mIctTri1.hap1, whole genome shotgun sequence DNA window AATGAtattaggtgctcaataaaagtGGAAGCTGGCTCCAGGATCTTAGCTATTAATTAGTCTTATTCAGGACTTAGAGGAAGTGGCTCTCCAAAGCCTATGACCAGTTGTTACTCACATATGCTTACGGCAGTCCTCTCTGCCTTTTCCATGTATTAACTAGTTTCACTCTCTCGACAATCCCATGAGGCAGGTAACATTAGTACCCCCCTCCACAGATGGCAGAAATGAGGCTCAGCAAGGCGTAGGGCCTTATCCGAGACCTCACAGCAGGTGTTCATCTCAGGTAGTGTGCCACCAGCAGTCCCTCTCTTGGCCACTCCACTGGGGTTCCTGTCCTGGATGACCCAACAGGGGAAGGTAGGCCTGCCATCTTCCCCTCCAGATGGTCTGCCCAATGGCCTAGGGGCATAGACCTCCTCCCACAGTTCTTCAGTGAGGTCAGAGGAAGAACATGCCCTCTCATGGGAATTTCCCTCTGATCCTACTGGAACCAAGGCTAAGAATAATATCTTAGTAACAATCTTAAGACTTCTTTTGGAAGGAGGAGTCCACAGCAAAAGTCCGGGGTTCATCCATAAGAACCTCTGCCTCAGTTTGGGGAGTCCATGCAGCTTAGCAGGAAGCCTCCTAACACTTGAGTCAAAGAAACTCAAAATCATATTCTAGGTCTTAATATTTTTTGACCAGGTGACCTccctgagccttagtttcctcctctgtgaaaagAGAGTTCTgcatattaaatgagataatgcccTGAAGCTCCCTGTACAGTACCAGAAATACTCTCTGGTTCTCGGGGAAGGAGTCTCTTATTCCCCATCTTGGATGAAGACAACTTCCAGAATTTCTCTCAAGAAATAATTGAGTATATTGATAGACCGCCTGTCTCTGAAATTAATGATCCATCAGTTCAGAGACCTGACACTTCATTTTCTTAGCCCTACCTTGAACTTTGCCTCTGGCCCTTTTAGCTCCCAGTACCTCTGACACCTGCTGTGGGCTGACCTCTGCTCAGGTCTGGTAGCCACCAATCCCTCTAGCAGTGTCCCCTGCTTTCAGAGGTGGGATGGAGAAGAGGGTGGCCTAGCAACAGAGAACTCTGGACATGGAACTAAGGACTCTCCAGGGCTTTCATTCTGCTGCTTCCACGAGCTAGGAAGGTACCATATCTTTGCCATTTGGGTCTCaatttcctcctttgtaaaatgGGGAAGAGGAAGGATTAGCGGAGATATCCTTGAGGCCATATCCAGAGACTCTCAGACTGGTGACCTCCCCTCCATCTATGTCCCCACAGCATTCTGGAGGCACTGGCTGGGGAGCTCCATAGCTTTAGGGCACGATGTTGCCAGACTTTTCTGGGGaatgagaagggaggaagagaaaagaaaaataagcactCCAAGGTGAGTCTCCCGGTCCGTGGTGAACTCCCtaataaaacaaaaccatgaaTCAGTCTCCCTCGCACACTCcctaagaaaaagaacaaatctctTTTGGATTTCCTGCAGCAAAGTAAGAGCCTTTAATTTCAGAGCCAAGGCTATTTGTACACTGCCTCAATGtctgtaccccccccccccagagctcATCACACAAACAATAGCAAAGGCAGAGGAAAGACGAGCTATTGTTTTGTTGTATTTATATCCTGATGTAGGAAACAGCATGAAAATATTGTTAAGGAAACTCAGTGAGTCTCTGCTCCAGGTTATGCATATAGTTTTGGTGCCAAAGGCAGCAGGGCCAGATGTTAGAGGAGGACATGATCTCCCTGAAAGAATAAAAGGGAAGCAGTTGGAATTCCGTGGGTTGGGGGAAGAGCCAGGGAACCACTCAGGTGCTGCCCAGTGAGCCCAAAGGAGAGCCCAGGTCCTTTGGCGTCTCTCTGGGGGTCCCTCCAGACACCACTCCCGGATGGACACCACTCCCTGGCAGCTGAGGAAACCTGTACACAATTGCAATCTCTCCTTTCCTCAGCTTCTTCATCTATCATATGGGGGAATTAATAGTGTTTTGCTCACAGGGCTGTAGTGAGAATTAACAAGTTCATTCTACATGCAATCACATGGATACATGTCATTTTCAAATACCCATATGTCACACAGAACATGGTATGTGCCAAGTACTCACTGTAAGTTAATATTCTCATTATCTATAGGCACAGGGAGAACGTCTGTGATCCCAGAGCTGTAATTATGAATCTGTACAGACGTTTTAGGGAGACTGTGTGGTGCAGTTGAATTACTGTTGGCTTTGCATTCCGTCAGTCTTGGATATGGACCCTGGCTCCATCACTGAGCAGCCCTGACTCTGGGCAAGACGGCATGAACAGTGGGGTCAAAGTGGGTCAAGGTGTAGGATTGCTGAGGAACCCCGTCCTGTTCTAGGGAATCTGAGGATACTATATCATCCTGGCCTGTGGGACTCTCTGAGCCTCTTTCCTCTGTCATCAAAGATGTCATTATCATCTTATTCTTACCATCATCACCAACCTCATCACTGTGATCAACCAGTTAGGAGAAGGggatgattttcattttcatcccCCTAACTCTTTCTGCATGCAATCTTCACTCTCCAAAAGATGACCAGAATGTAACAAGGCCCTGAATAAACTGATCCTTAAAAGATGTAGGGGGGACTTTCTGAAAATGGAGGTGAAATaattcacataatataaaattaactattACAAAGTGATCAACTCAGTGACCTTCAGTACTCTCCCTTTATGTAGATCCAATACATTTCTGTCATCCCCAGGAGAGCCCAGGTCCTTTAAGCAGTTGTTCTCcattccttcctcctccagcccctggcaaccgttaagttttctgtctctatggatttacctcttctggatatttcataaaaatagaatcatatgATCTCTGAGGTTTTATGTTTgggcttcacttaacataatgttttgaCACTTTATTTACATTGTAACATATATCAACACCTCTTTCCTTtggtggctgaataatatttcactgtataAATACACCATATTTAAtttgtccatttatctatttatagacatttgggttgcttccccgccacacacacactttttaacattttttaacttgttctaattagttatacatgacagtagaatacattttgacacttgtacataaatggagtgtaatGTCTCATTCTGCTGGTTGTACATGGCGTAAAATCATATTGGTTGTGTaaccatatatgtacatagcataataatgtccaactcattctactatccttcttgctataaacattgatgtggctatgtccctgtagtatgctcattttaacttgttctaattagttatacatgacagtagaatacattttgacacttgtacataaatggagtgtaatGTCTCATTCtgctggttgtacatggtgtaaaATCATATTGGTTGTGTaaccatatatgtacatagcataataatgtccaactcattctactatccttcttgctataaacattgatgtggctgtgtccctgtagtatgctcatttttaagtcctttgggtataaaccaaggagtgggatagctgggtcaaatggtggctccactCCAAGTTTTCATTGTGAAGAGTGTTACTGTGAACATTGGTGTACTAATATTTGAATACCAATTTTCAATTCTTTGGAGTAGAACCGCAAAGTCGTAGTTGTATATTAAACATTTCAAGGAACTGCCAAATTGTCTTCCACAGTGGCTAtaccatttacattcaataaaAGGATTTTGATGTTAAAAAGCAGCCCGATGGTTGAAATTTTCTGCTTTCTGACTCAGATTGGCCAATGCAGTGGAGAAACTGACCCAGTGGGAGAGAGGGACAGTAGGTTGAGATGTGGACTCTGCTGCCTCTTTAATCCTCAGTTGTAAGAAAGCACTAACTCTGCCCTTAGAAAAGCAGGTCCTTCTAACTGGTAGGGAAgtggaagggagagaagagaggaatgtttggaaaACTTTGAACATAACCAAGTCTAAATAAGAGGTCATTCTATAGACTGTGTGTATAGAGAGTTTTTAATCCTGCTTTATTGGAGGAGAGGTGTGGTATTCTCATGTATTTAGCAAAAGTAATAATTGTCCACAATCTTGAAGAATCCCATCTGTTCTACTATAAGCACCTGGAAGCCTATGTCAGAACCCCTGTGAGGAGCAGGGACAAGTCAGACCTTCCAGCACTACCAGCCCTAGAAGCCAGCAGGTGAGGCAGAAAAGCTATTGGAGTAGCTGGAAGAGCAGGAATTTGAAGGAGAGCACAGGTCAGGGCCAGGGAGGTTCTATGTCAGCCACTAGCTCGAGGGGACAAGACATAGTGTCAGCAGCAGTAACCATTAAAATTCAGGGACGAAGAAAATacacaatcgatcaacaaatatatgaaaaaatgttcaacatctctagtaattagagaagtgtaaatcaaaactactctgagatttcatctcactccactcagaatggcaattatcaagaatacaagcaacaatgttggtgaggatgtacactcatacattgctggtgggattgcaaatggGTGCAAccaaattccttagaaaacttgaaatgggacCACCATTCTACCCGGCTattctacccaaaggacttaaaaacagcatactacagggacacagccacatcaatgtttacagcagctcaattcacaatagctaaactgtggaaccaacatagatgctcttcaatagatgaatggataaagaaactgtggtatatatacacaatggaatattactcagcattaaaagagaataaaatcatggcatttgcaggtaaatggatggaactgaagaatatcatgctaaacaaaacaaatgaatccccaaaaaccaaaggccaaatattttctctgatatgtgaatgctgatACATAATGGGGGGGgcaagagaagggaagaaaggaggaactttggattgggcagagagaaataaggggaagggaggagggactgGGTggaaaagatagtggaatgaaatggatatcTGATGTCATTATCCTAAGTATATATATGATTGCTccaatggtgtgactctatacTGTGTAcaaccaaataaatgaaaagttgtgctccatgtgTGTACAAAgaattacaacaacaacaacaacaacaaaaagtcagaGCCAATCTACTTCTATGAGGCACAGAGAATGGGTTCTATTTAAGGCATTGATAAAGGTGGAGATGTCCCTATAGTTTGActgtcccccaaattcatatgctggggacagtctccaaagtcatatgttaatggtatttgAAGATGACCTTTGGGAGGTGGTTGGGTCCTGAGCTCTGTTGTTATGAGTGGCTTAACCCATTCATGGACTAATAGGTTATTGAGGAAGTGGCTTTGTTATATGAGTGAGCTTTCTTTGGCACACTGCCAGTGTTCCTTTCACCATGTGATGCCCTGTAGGGCCTCAGGACTCTGCAGAGTTCCCATGGCAAGAAGGCCTTCAGAGATAGCAGGCCTTCAACACTGTGGGCTCCCCAGCCTTTAGAACTGTGAGCAGAaaaaacttctattctttataaattattaaatctGTAATGTTTGGCTAcagcaaaaaccaaacaaacaaaaacagactgAGAAAGATACCCAGATCTCATTCTTATGAATTGTCCCAACAGATGTTGGGACAGCCAGACTAAAAGACACACACTTAGAACTGGCAAAAAGAACCTTGTTCAACAGGTTGCTATGACAGATTATGAAGTGGGTATTCAGAGAATGATTTAACTTTACCCAGATGTCTTTGAAAAGATGCTGATATCAAGAAAATATCATAAATCCTGAATCTTGGCAAAACACACTGTCTTTCTCCTTTGAAAACAGTcatcatagtatttttttttatttttatttattttttttttttactgtttttcagAACTATAACTGGGTCTCAGCCCCAGTACTCAATCTGTTCCTCAGAAGAAGGGGCTCATTTTCCTGAAAGAGAAAGGGTGCAATCATGCCCTAGGGTGAGTAGGTGGATATGAGAACCCAAAGATGTTGATTTGGGGGTCAAAGGGATGACTGTTGCTTGTAGCCCTCATTTGTCTCTGATGGGGATTCCACCAACCCCACCCGGCCAAAATGTGGGAAATCTCCTAGGAGTTTGGAGGAATCCCATAACAGCTGAAGGATCTTCATTCCTTCATTGCTAACTGGGAGGGAAAACGGGGACAGATCCTAGTAGATCATGAAGTCTTCCTTTCTTCATAGTGCTAAGGACCTGAGTCTCCCAATTGCCACAGAGCATCAGGGGTTCTTCCTGCAAGTTCTTTGTTCATCAGGGTCAAGAGTCAACTCTGTCCCTTGAAATAGAGCTATGTTTATGTAGAAGAGTCAATGCAGTGACCTTGTGCCCTCCGGCACTACCCTGCAGGAGGTAAATTGGAAGAAATTCCTTCCCAGCTCAAGCCTGGAGGGCTGACTCTGCTGCTACTGGCAGAACATTAAGTAGGAGGAATTTGGAGATGGGAATGTTGGGCCCATGATTATGCCTAGAGGGAAGAGCTTTGGTCTCCTTTGGGACCCCTGGCTGGAAGTCAGTGGGCTGATGATAGATAGTGCCTCCTGCTGCAGAGCATTCAGCTAAGCTTTGACCCGCCCcgcgtgtttttttttttccttgtggagCTGTGTACAATTTGGAAAGCAGATCAAGGACATCCTGACTCCCAGCTGACCAGCTCCACCTGGGGCCTGGAGACTCCACTCCACCCTGCAAGGTCCAATGGCAGAGTTCACAGTGCATCCTCCCTTTCCTTGTGTTTTCCTCTCCTGTGCCCTGATCTTTCCAGACCTTCCCTTCCATAGGCAGCTCTTCCAAGGCTCTCTGGAGACTCCAAATCAAGCAGTTTGGGAGTGCCAAAGTGAAAGCAAGTTTCCTAGAGCAGCAGGGACCAGCTCTTGGGCCAACTTTGAGAAAACAGCGCTTCCTGGGGTGCTGGGGCATTCAGAATCCACAGATGACCTCCTGCCAATTCTTCTCATTGTCTTTTTAGAAATGATAAGAAAAGAagatgagagagggagaggcagagacagagtcTGACTAGCTTAAAGTGCTCTGTCGCCAGGGAAGTTAATGGGTAAATTTCAGGAACTCAAGTGTTTTACTGGGTCGCCCTGCCAAATGGGGCTTGAGCAGTCTTTGCGCCTGAAACGCGAGTCACAATAGTGTGCGCCTAATAGGGTGCCACACATGTCTGTGTTTCTTTTTGATTTTGCCATCGGGAGGGGCCACCCCAGGGGACAGTCCGGGAGGGCTGTGCCAACCGGTTCGCGTCCCCACTCTAAACCCCCTCGCAGCCTCGGCCGGAAGGGCCCGCGGGCGGGACGCTGGGGGCCGAGCCTGGCCAGCGTGGGCTCCGCGCAACCACACGGCGGGCTGCTTCTGCCAGAGGGAGCCCGGGGGGCCGCGCTTCCCCGCCTCGTCCCGCGTCCCGCCCCGCGGCTCTCCCTCCCCCACTGCTGGCGCTCCTCCGCAGGCCGGGAGCGGCGCTGGGCCGGGGTCAGCTGGCTGCCTTTGTGGCTGCTTCCCAGGAAGGAAGAAGCGCTGTCTGCAGATCAGTTATCAGCTGGCTTTCCTGTGCCGGAGCGCCGCCGTTTTCCGGGGACGGCTGCCACCCCCGGGATTCCCAGCCCAGGCTGCCGGCGGTGCGTGAGAGCCGGATAAATAGGCCATTGTGAGGCCGCTGGGATCCAGGTTTCTTATCACATTATCCACCAGCCAGGACGGGATTCCGCCCCTGCTGCCACCCATTTcagcttctcttttctctctctttagcGTTGCAGCCATTTTCCCAGTTTTTGCCGTTTTGAAGGGAATGTTCAAAAAAGCAATTTACTAGGTCCACTCCCTGTGCGAGGCAGGGGTTACGGGGCGGGTCTGCAGACTGGACGGTTTCTCTGGCGTGGAAGACCTTGAATTTAGCTTCTTTGGGCTTTGATGCTTGATATTTCTGCTTGCCCACTGCGCAGGGCGGGCACATAGGTTAACAGCAGTGTCAGAGGGCAAGTCTGCAGGTCTGCAAATCTACAGTAGTCCACTAGTGGACGGGGGTTTTAgtaggtttgttgttgttgctgttgttgttgtttgagtgtgtgtgtgtgtgtgtgtgtgtgtgtgtgtgtgtgtgtgtgtgttttaagcctTGAGTTGTTTATGGACAGAAACTTGAGGGAAAAACAGTAATGAAAACTGGTCATCTGACAGATGCTACAAGGAGCTATGGCAGTTTGGGAGAGAGGCTTGCTCCTGGTGCCTATagtgtctgtttttgtttttgttttgttttgtttttctgctgcAGCAGCTGCATGGCCAAGGACCGGTTGGGGTTTCCTGGCACTAGACTTACTAGATAGTCATCAGTAGGCAGGGCAGGTTTACAGACCTGTACTCAGAAGGGGATCCATGCTTGGCTGAATGTTTTGTCACCATCTTGAAATGTTTACTAATGTTTTAAAAGGAGCCTGCATCTTCACTTTGCACCAGGCTTTAAAAATGATGTAGCCAGGGCCCTTGTTAGGAGCACAAATTCATTTGAATAAAATTGAATAATGGTTTGATTAAGTTCCCATTTGAGATAATGGCCTGTGGTTAGTTGATAAGCTGCTGAAGgtgattttcttagttttttaaaaacatctactGTAGTTGAGAACATTCTACAAACTAAACCCTAGCCCTGTCATCAAAGGAAACCACAGCTGGCTGATCACTCCAAGCCAGACTTGCTTCATTCCTTTTAGAAAACAGAATGTGCACTCCTTAAAGACCTTGTGATTTCCCTAAGAAGGTGCTCATTCCTGTAGTTGTTGCTTCCCTTTCTTTTCATACTCTGTAATACTGAGCTTCCAGATGTGGAGGGTAAAACAGGATTCAGAAAGGACTCATCCTAATCCTAGCAAAACTCCCCTATGGTTTGAGGGTCTGTGTTAATACATTCAGCACTTGTTATGGACTGAGTGTTTGATCTCTCCAGAATTCATTTGTTAGAGTCCTAACATGCAATGTGATGGCATCACTGTAAGTGGTTTGAGGCTGTCTCTCCAGAGGCAGAGGTGACCTCTATGTGGATTTTCCACGCTCTCCACAggttacagaaaataatttaaaggggttggggttgcagatcagtggtagagcacttgcctagcacatgtgaggcacactgggttcaatcctcagtaccacataaaaaataaattaattaaataaagatttaaaaattaaactcaacattataaaaaataagaatttaaggaCATATCACATATTGAGTTTTACCAAAGAAGAAGAGCTTTATTAGAAAGTGAAAGGTGAAAATGCACATTGAGAAGCACTTGTGGgggtctctctttttttaaagggaaCTTAGCAAGGGGTGGGTATGGGAAGGTGTGTTGAATTCAGTCTTTTCATCATGGATCACAAATTGTTTACGGTGGTCTGATCCTCCCCAGGAGCTTCAGGCTAACATCATCTCTACTATCTAGATCACGATTGGAATGTGCCTATATTAAAGGTTtcttaaatactttaaatattagaTAAAGTTAATTAGATGAAATCCTTTGTTTTGTCTAATCTGAAAATATATTGTGTAGGCAAACGGCACATAAGCCTTAATCAAAATGAGGCAATTTTCAtagattgttttagtcagcttttctttgtTATGACCAAAAGActagacaagaacaattttaaaggaggaaaaaattatttggtgctcacaatttcagaggtctcagtccatggacagccaatttcattgctctgggtgggaggtgaggcagaacatggtggtGGAAGGGTgcggcagaggaaagcagctaagGGCATGCCAATCAGGAAGCCGAGAGAAAGAGCTCTACTTCCTGATTGGCATGCCTTTAGCTCAATGAGGACAAAATAGAAGCATTAAAGGcacacccctagtgacccacctcctccaactatACCCTACCAGCCTATATTAACATCCAGCTAATTCATTCAAGTgaattaacacactgattaagctaaggatctcataacccaatcatttcacttctaactttcttgcattgactcacacgtgagcttttggggacacctcatttctaaaccataacagatttCTCAGCAATTTGGAAGTAACCTGGAGGAAAAACAGGTCTAAGGCATAAGTTTGATCATGGGGCTTTTAGATTTACAGCTACAGtgtcttctttccttcccatTGTTTCCTTTCTAcctatctttatttcttctgccCTACCTCAATAGTATTGTGAAGTGGGGCCTTCAGGAGGTAATTAgatttagatgaggtcatgaaggtgccccccccacacacacacacatactaggATTAAGGTCcttttaagaagaggaagagaaaataaaatctctctttCCCTATCTTGCAAAGACACAGGTAAAAGGCAGTTATTTACAAGCCAGCAACAGTACCCTCCTCAGGATCCAAACCTATCGGTatcctgatcttggacttcccattCTCTAGaaccataataaataaatgtctgttggtTAAGCAGTCTCTGGTATTTTTTCCTAGCAACCCAAGCTGACTAAGCATCTAAGTAACTCTTGGGAAACTAATCTGTGACTTGGCACTCTTGAGAATCAGGGGAGGAAGTTGGGATAGTTCAAATTAAACAAGTAAAATGCTATTTTTCTAGAAATAGTTTATGTAAA harbors:
- the LOC120885561 gene encoding uncharacterized protein LOC120885561, whose protein sequence is MSVFLFDFAIGRGHPRGQSGRAVPTGSRPHSKPPRSLGRKGPRAGRWGPSLASVGSAQPHGGLLLPEGARGAALPRLVPRPAPRLSLPHCWRSSAGRERRWAGVSWLPLWLLPRKEEALSADQLSAGFPVPERRRFPGTAATPGIPSPGCRRNLKMGSLAVH